Genomic segment of Mercurialis annua linkage group LG6, ddMerAnnu1.2, whole genome shotgun sequence:
GATGCATTCATCATCTATACAATAGTGTTGAGTGTCTTGACGTTGAAAAATACTTCAACTCATATGACCACAGAGAGATTCTACTAAGTCCCAAGATTGCTCCTAGCTTCGGTTATGAGAATCAGCCTCTAAGGGTAGAGGAAGCTGTTCACCCGAAATACTACCGTTTGTCAACCAGTGTTGTAATGTTTTCTGTAGACAAACCTGCTGATTGTACAGAAATTGTGTTAAGTGTAAAGGATCCTAAATTATCTCACAGGTTAGCTAAAACTGGCGGAGGATTTGTGATGGGACCAGCAATGTTTACAGTAACTGATGATCTGAGTGTGACACCCATATCCCCTATATCAGGAATGTCTATTTTGAGCAAATTGAAGGTGCCATTCAATGAGGTCGAGGAGCGCTCTGTTTATGTGGGAACTGAGGAGGTACATTTTTTTTGTCAGCTAACATTCCATGAGTTTTTTTCAAGTATCAGTCTTTTAGGAGACTTTTTGTTTGTGTATAGTAAAAATGTAGCCCGATTCAgttaaaaaagtaaatgttCATTCTCTTTAGTTATTAGACTTGAGGAGTGATGCATCTCTATAAATCAATTTCATGATTTTCTTAGAGTTAAAACCCATCTTGAGCAAATTTAGTTTCGTCAAGGGGACAAAGcaatatttgttattttgttGTAGCACCTAAGAACTAGAGTAAGATTTACTTGACTAGGTTTCACGATAAGTTTTTCTCGGATTTTTAATTTCCTCACAACCCAAATGTGTTtcgaaagaaaagaaaaacaattcgTCGAAACTTTCTGTTTTTGGACTAGAATACTAACTGGCAATATTAACTTTTTGTTCATAGTATGTAGTTTAAAAAGCCTATACTATGAACATCCCACATACATATACTGCTAGTTAGTATTGCTGTAAATCCTTGGTGTTGATAATGCAACTATTTCTACTGTTAAAAGGCGTGTGTATAGACATCATTCTTCTTAATCTCCGCAAACGTGTTTGGTGTTGCAGGCTGTGCATCTCATGGTGGCTTCTTTTATGTCGGAATCTGCGTTAACTGATACTTTTGTCTCCCAAGTATCCAAAGTTCCGAAACAAGAATCCTGAACATTTCATCGGTCTTTTTGTGATAGAATAAAAAAGATGTGTTTGTCTTgaaaaaattttgaaaaataaaaatattgtgatGTGATAATCAAAAAAAGTGTCAAAAGGAAAATAAGACAGAAACGTTATCATCCAGCCCTTTGTTCATTAAGTAGGATAAAAAGAAAGATAACAAGAAACGTTGAGAAAGGAAAGGTGCGCAACTTTTTGCTGTTTTGTAATTCATTATTGATGAATGCTACTTTTATTATCAGCTTACCTACTATATATGCATTGTGGTTCTAATTTATGATGAACTTGTTCAGATTGCTGTGTCCATGCATCTTTCATGAACTCGGCCTAGATAAGAATTTCCATACTTCATTAATTCTTTTGGTTCATGACAAGCATAAATTAACAAGAAATGAGTTTCTCtagtattttgtttttattttctatttccAATTGTCATTTATTATCATCTTTGATTAACTCTTCAAAAAAAGTcaaattcttttatttaaaaagtttagtaATAAATCAAGAATCCTCAATGGactattgattttattaatttaggaCTTTATTTTGCTAATGTAGTGTAGAAATGGGTTT
This window contains:
- the LOC126687333 gene encoding uncharacterized protein LOC126687333, yielding MESYAKRHKSQSKDKVYDSQDGVFVKRLTRVMISDELQVMPLSTASSFSLLSKLGVIDGNAIEERIFDIGVDKVVNLLKSSLVSNTSLTETLLKPKEIPELSKETLNQHSFSFKTNLGDYTSKENDKILIKLILNKSNQKVCYAEVGEDFVNLLFSFLTVPLGYILKEMNGAASKGCIHHLYNSVECLDVEKYFNSYDHREILLSPKIAPSFGYENQPLRVEEAVHPKYYRLSTSVVMFSVDKPADCTEIVLSVKDPKLSHRLAKTGGGFVMGPAMFTVTDDLSVTPISPISGMSILSKLKVPFNEVEERSVYVGTEEAVHLMVASFMSESALTDTFVSQVSKVPKQES